In a genomic window of candidate division WOR-3 bacterium:
- a CDS encoding glycogen-binding domain-containing protein, giving the protein MKLIFLIIFLYPVKFKLKEGKANSVLLAGDFTNWEKNPLKMEKRGDIWEVTLDLEPGRYEYKFIVDGNWISDPENPLKVGPYGNSLIEITDKGEVIIPKTISNTGWNTAINFSGDIRFHLNLEDTLKKFKTLSDSKLDLKGYLPYNSLLWVRLRYQNKNLQSDGSIPVFFERAEFILREKNLSLRGFYNKFILSSLEPFDLTGNIGEFHKDFGREEEGFVLSYKSKILNLNFLYSNGWREGRDLIFNRFTFYNFLSINYFKNKGFDRKYSTISPDSLSANGELLLFNSYKEENFISSDIKKNIKNFEFNIASGKGEIFWKADEKSNGENFKHYLKICNFSRFYSSIRYISNFETGIFTEYDVFDLKKFFGNYREGLLFSGLFFKENNFNLILKHYYFIVGSEKPFSNLFYFHRLNQLMYFETFSLGFKELLSLVVEFKTKKLPFFITGKFSSPGFGYYPYSSEIIFKWIQKIFKDYEIFCDVRFINFDAPHLRIKNSFLSPYLELRKIIYERSYVFLSYGLDPFTLEEDEWARRIYLTERGANMELISDSYLRYGRKSLLAERDLENLILLKIGIEIRF; this is encoded by the coding sequence AATTAATTTTTTTAATAATATTTTTATATCCTGTTAAGTTTAAATTAAAAGAAGGAAAAGCAAATTCTGTTCTACTCGCTGGAGATTTTACAAACTGGGAAAAAAATCCATTAAAAATGGAAAAAAGGGGGGATATATGGGAAGTTACTCTCGACCTTGAACCAGGAAGATATGAATATAAATTTATTGTTGATGGAAACTGGATAAGTGATCCTGAAAATCCTTTAAAAGTTGGTCCTTATGGAAATTCTTTAATTGAAATAACAGATAAGGGAGAAGTTATTATCCCTAAGACAATTTCAAATACTGGATGGAATACTGCTATTAATTTTTCAGGTGATATAAGGTTTCATCTGAATTTAGAAGATACATTAAAAAAATTCAAAACACTTTCTGACTCAAAACTTGATTTAAAAGGTTATCTTCCTTATAACTCTCTTTTATGGGTAAGATTGAGATACCAGAATAAAAATCTTCAGAGTGACGGTTCAATACCTGTATTTTTTGAAAGGGCTGAATTTATTTTAAGGGAAAAAAATTTATCCTTAAGAGGATTTTATAACAAATTTATTCTTTCCTCTCTTGAACCCTTTGACTTAACAGGTAATATAGGAGAATTTCATAAGGATTTTGGAAGAGAGGAGGAGGGTTTTGTTTTGAGTTATAAATCTAAAATTTTAAATTTAAATTTTCTTTATTCCAATGGCTGGAGAGAAGGTAGAGATTTAATTTTTAATAGATTTACCTTTTATAATTTTCTATCAATTAATTACTTTAAAAACAAAGGATTTGATAGAAAATATAGCACCATATCACCAGATTCCCTTTCAGCAAACGGTGAACTTTTACTTTTTAACTCTTACAAGGAAGAAAACTTTATAAGCTCTGATATCAAAAAAAATATTAAAAATTTTGAGTTTAACATTGCCTCAGGAAAAGGAGAAATCTTCTGGAAAGCAGATGAAAAATCTAATGGAGAAAACTTCAAACATTATTTAAAAATATGTAATTTTTCAAGGTTTTACAGTTCTATCAGATATATATCAAATTTTGAAACAGGAATTTTTACAGAGTATGATGTTTTTGATTTAAAAAAATTTTTTGGTAATTACAGGGAAGGTCTTTTATTTTCAGGTCTTTTCTTTAAAGAGAATAATTTCAACTTAATTTTAAAACATTATTATTTTATAGTCGGTAGTGAGAAACCTTTCAGTAATCTTTTTTATTTTCATCGTTTAAATCAGCTTATGTATTTTGAAACCTTTTCTCTTGGTTTTAAAGAACTCTTATCACTTGTTGTTGAATTTAAAACAAAAAAATTACCCTTTTTTATAACTGGAAAATTCTCCTCACCTGGTTTTGGCTATTATCCTTATTCTTCTGAGATAATTTTTAAATGGATTCAGAAAATATTTAAAGATTATGAAATTTTTTGTGATGTTAGATTTATTAACTTTGATGCACCCCATTTAAGAATTAAAAATTCCTTTTTATCTCCCTATTTAGAATTAAGGAAAATTATTTATGAGAGAAGTTATGTATTTTTATCATATGGACTTGACCCCTTTACCCTTGAAGAGGATGAATGGGCAAGGAGGATTTATTTAAC